The Mastacembelus armatus chromosome 24, fMasArm1.2, whole genome shotgun sequence sequence AACTGCAGTGATCTaggaaaataacacaaacacttcagtataacagcagcagcaccgacGGCATTTTACAAATCAATGAATCAACAATTCTCTAAAACAGCTTGAACATTTTCACCTTCATCAAGGGAcgatttattgcaggacttcTGGATTAGCCTTGACATTGCTTTAGACTGATGTCCCTAATAAACCTGAGTATGTATGGTGGTGTGCTGCATTGTACAGTAGCTACTCAGAGAAAACTGACCTGTATTTCCCTGGATTCCAGTTTGTCCCGACTGGGTTGACACTTGTCTCTGTCAGAGTGAATGTTGTCTCCTTTACAGCCCCTTCGGAGCTCATCTTTCTGATCTACACAGTCTCTTTAAATACACAGATGAGAAGTTAGACACgagaaaaagttttttaaaaatagtagaaataataaaacatatccAGTGGAAGACTATGACCATGCATGTACTAGGATAAGTGGTGGTTTTTTTGCCCTTAACACAAAAATAGCGGAGACTAATGGCATGAATTGGCATCAACTGGACAAATGTGTAATTCATCATCAGTGGATAAGTAAAAGATTTTTGGACctaaaatatttccattaaaaaaGCTGAGTCTCAAACATCATGCACATCCAACGCTGCTATCTTTATGATCTTGTAAATCATGTTGTGTGGctaaaacacagcaacacattttcttctttcagtttcatgttttgtgcagacagtggaaaacagataataaaccataaaagaAGCTTAGATGAAGCTCATAAAATGCCACCTGCCTATTTCCTCTGTGTCAGACTGTAGATCAGATGACGCAGTAGTAGATTTACTAAAGAATGCTCAGAAAACCATGAAATATTCTTACTTGTGAGATCCCCATGATGTTTGTGCCATTTTTGTGTTATACTGATCATCATTTTCCCCTTCTGGTTCGAGTGAGTTTAGCATCAACAGTATTTGATTCcctacaaacaaaaaataaacaaagaagaCTTACAGAATGAACCCAGATTTTGGAAACCTGTGTTGATTTTGTTCCCACATTGTTGTCCTAGCCTACATcatctcccctccctctcttacCTCGGTGAGATGTCCTTTTATGCTCTGAGGAGTTCCGACATTCTGGGTTTCTCTTTGTTCCTCTGCTGTACATCCTCCAGGGTTTTGGTCTTTTAGTTGGTGAAGTCCTGAATAACTGTTTATACCGGGATTCTTGCTGCAGCTCTACAAAGGAAACATGATGACATAAAGACAAAAGCAATGTTAGCTCTTTGTGTTGTGCAAGTAATACTTCAAAGTTTAAAACAGATGGACAAATATACAACGGAACACCATTCATCGTTCTCCTgttcataatttaatttaaataataacacTATTTCATAATAAGGACACTAAAAACTAGAATTTGCATCAGTGAAAATCACAATAGTCAATAAAAAATTTGAAAACTAAACCtaaatcaatcaaatcaatcGAATATATGTTACAAGTACCATGACAGGTGTCATGAGATCTGGTGGAAAAAGACTTTTGCTGAGGCCCCAGTCTAGATCCAAGTCTCTGGTGCTGTTTCAGTTTCTGGATCCCTGGTAGaacccctcccctctcctcctcctcgctgaCAGTATCACTGGCATAATCATCCTCCGACATGTTTAGATGGGAATCCTGAAGAATGCTTTTAGTTGGGGAATGCATTGGAAATGTGTTGCTGTTCACAGGTGGTGAAGAATCACAAAACGCTGTTGGTGTTGTCGAAGCATGTTTTTGACTTCTGACCCAATCTGAGTCTGAGTTGCTTCCTGGTCTCGGCTCACCGCCCTGGGaaagctgaaaatgtgttttttttttatcgcaGCCGGTGGACTGAGTTTCCATGTTCAAGCTTGAGACTCTTTCTATGTGGTCATTCACCATCTTAAAGCTAACAAGAACTTCCTGATTTCTCCAGGCCTGAGGGGATGCACTGTTGTCCCTCTGAGGGGGGGAAATGTACAAACTGGATTTGTACACGGGGCTGGGATGTTTGGGCGTACAGACTTGAGTGTCGTTCTGATGCAGTGATTGTTCCCATTGATCCTCAGTCATTGTTCTATGAGGTCCACTGAGTTCAGTCTGACCTTTAACCTGGTCTTCATCAACAATGTTTTCTGTAGTTTCAccaactgtgtattttgtttcttGTAACAGACCAACTTTCTCATCTCCTGTTGTTGAAGTGATGTCTTCTTTCTGGACTTGTGAGGTCGGTGGAGTGTCGTGTTGGGGCAGCACAGGAGTGTTGGAGTAAGTGTTTCCTTGCTTTTCCCTGGAGAGCTGGGAAAAGTCCTGAGCCTGAGCCAGGATCTCAGTTTTGGTCTTTTTCTGACTGTACTGTGATGCCTCAGGATTAAGTAAACCAGAGCAAAAGTCTTGTAAAGTGCCAAACTTTCCACTATGCTCAGGTTGAAGGGTCAGAGACTGGAAGGCCTTCAGTTGCATCACTTCGTCTTTAAAGACTGTAAATGGGGCAGAGGAGCATCTCTGAATAAAAGACTTCTCATTGGGCTGCTGGCTGATGGAAACCCTCGTCTGCAGCTCATCCTGGTCAGTGGCCTTCAAATTATTTCTGTCCATACCCGAAATGCCCTCACTCTCCGGTAAGAGGTAACACATCGTTCCATCATTGTTCTTAAAAAGAGCATTTGGAGTTTTAAGTGACATGAATGTATATATCATAGAaattactttttgtttgtttgctgcggTGATCTAGGTTGTGCAATTAGACAGTACTACAACACACTATACTAAACTACTGTTTATAGTACACCCCTATATAATATACCTGCACCTGTGGGGGCTCACAAACTTCATGCACTTTCAGTGGCTCCACCACACACTCCTTCAAAGTTTCTGACTCCGTCACAGCAGATCTGATCGGCCATGGTGCCCTGAcagaaaacattacattttatttgaactaaTTATAGCAAAGTGAAGTTGTAAAATATCCCTGTAAGCACAGCATCAACACACATAACCATCACATAATTATTTCTACATTACGGTAATCTCAAACGGGCAGTCCAAATACGTTTCCAAGTAACATCCCAAGAACCTCCAGCCTCGTGGGTACCTGTTTTCAGGCAGGACGCTTCTCACTTCAGAGAGACTGACTGGGTGCTGGTTTCCATCTCCAGACACAATCTGCTCAATTCCTGTGACAAGAGGGGTGCAGATCAAGCAAAGAGTGATATCCCTCCAACTGAACACagagtttcatttaaaaactgtttcaggcCTAAGGTTGGTGCTTCGTCTGATTTAAGAAAGTGGTGGACACAGTGAGAGTCTTCTCTACTCAGATCCACATCCTCATAAAAATATGCTCACAGTTCCCCGCCACTCTGGAAAGTAAGTAACTAAGTAAGGAAAGTAAAATCATATCAGAATTTCTATTTATTATAACTGTCACATGTTTTTGAAGCACTAATGTGAAGAATAGTATGTGATTATAGCAAATTTCAAATTCCACACATATCAGAGGTCAACATTTTAATGTGAGACCTGAGTCCACCATGTGCTGAGACAGTAGCTGGTTCTTACCCTGGCTGGGACACGAGGGGACAGGATGATCCTTAGGCGTCCTTCGAGATGATGGAGGGGATGACACTGGGAAAACTGGGAGCTGTGGGGAGAAAGATGTGAATGTGGACTTGAGAGATTATGGCAAGTGGGTTCAACGATAAAGCAGAAAAAggtatttctgttttgtcttttgtgtcaATTATCAGAAACGTTAAAATGAACATACatataaagacagaaataaaacttgACTTTTTCAtgtcagaaaaagaagaaaccctaaataaaaattagttaaacagacacacaaccatGACATAtcatcatttttacatttgctcATTCATTTGGAGTTGAGTTTCTGGTCACCTGGCAAATAAATGCACAGTATTCAACCTCCTTTTAGCTCTAGTTTGCTCTGTGCCAACCCTGCAGGAACATATCTGAATCTTCAGCTTAACTTTGCCTGTCTGTTGCTTGGTTTTAAAAGTCAGTACCTTATCAGAGTTTGTCAGCACAGGCAGCAAGGCAATCCACTGCAAGGACACGTTGGCAGGAAACATCCTATCTTCAGGAGAGACTAGACAGAGATAAAGAGAGTAGACGCAAGACAGAGGGTAGATGGTGAAATTAGATGTTCCATTTCTAAGAACTAGtgtgtcagaggaaaaacagtttcttggtatttctgttttgattataataaatttaaatttttttcaattaatctAGACAAAGGAAGTGTCTGTACTATCATCATTATTACTAAATAAGATGCCCAGGAgcctggtgacctgtccagggtgtaccgctgccttccacccaaagagagctgggataggctccagcagatccctgtgaccctggttaggactaagcgggtatagataatgaatggatgccCAGGAGTAAAAAGCTACTACTAGGTCCTGATGCATTGAAGAATGTGCCTTGGGGTTAGACATGAAAAGCTTGTTGTAGGTTACAACATGATGCAAATATAAGTTTTAAATACTGACAGCTCTGTATGCACTTTATTCATGCATGATGCAAAATACAAAAGATTTGCAAATTCAGTAAGTCAAGGTCATGTCGTTCATACCATTTTGTCAAGGTAAAGTATAATTAGTATTAACAAATGTAGAGCTTTTTCCAAGCTACAAAGCACCAACCACTGTACAATGTTAAAGGctttaatgaaatgtaaacactACTCATTGTTCTAATCCTGTGACGATACTTTTAGACAATGCTAAGAATTTTTTACCAAACTCTTACTGCAGTTTAAAGATACATGAGAAACTTCTCCTTTACTAATATGTGCCAAGCCAAAGTGCATGAGGCTTGTTGCATCATATGAGCCTCTGATGCTGTCCCTCTCTCTAAACCACACCTCCTGCTGACTACAAATTCTTCCTCTCTGAAGAAACCATGGCAGCCTCACACAAAAAGACCAACAGACGCACTGACATGTTTTTTAATTCATGCTTCCTTAGTTATGTTTTGGCAGAACCAGTCATGTATTGACAGAACTCTAGAACAACTGTAGGGATCTCAGAAGAGGACTGTTGAATTTGCTGGATCAAAGTGCCTGAAGAGATTCTGGGGCAGCTACAACGACCATGATTCAAGGATTCAACTTTGTGATGCCTGCCTGGACACACCTGTAGGTTGTCCATCCTACCTTGGTGCTGAATAAATAGGACTACAAATTGGACTGCAACCTCTCCAGCTGCTGAAGGAGTAGTATGATCTCCAATGCTGTTATGTCCAGACAACACAATATGTCAACAAATTTAACAGCTGACTACTGTAAAGTACCGAATCTAGTCACATATCAAACCCTCTCCTGGGTGATGACTGGACAGTTCGTGCTGGGTCTGCCTCTCAACTTGTCGGTCCTCTATATCTTCATCTTCAGGTATGAAGAAACACAATTTCTCGATCACTGACTTTTCCCAATATTAAAAAAGCCCTGGCAAGTAAAATGTAGAATAAGGATGCAGAGAGAGGACTCAGGGAAAGACTTCAGACAAGGAAAATCCTCCAATTTGCAACGTATCAGATCACATGGCAACTGAAAACTTAATAACTGATGTCTGCACAACTCGAACTCAGATTTCCTACCACTTAGCCTCTTTGAGTCACTTAAACTTCAATATGAGATTAAATGGCTCTGTGCACTATCTTGAGATTGATGGATAAACATGTTAAATGTGGAACATAGTGTGCTGTAGATTATTTCAGTACTTAAACGGCATCAAACAGGAAAACTCCACCCAGTGTGCAGAGAATCTgtattttccacagaaaagcagcagcaattATAATATGTGTTTATATCTGAAACATTAAGCAGAGTCCACCTGTATATGGGCATGCAGACGTTCTTGTATAGGATGTTtaacacaaaatgtaaagacaGGAACAGCATCGTAGGTTtagattttttgtgtgtgctcttCTGTGTTTATTCTTGATTCATATTAAATTTAGAAGCCAAGAACCAAATAACTGTTTAGTGACTTACTTCCTCTCCAGGTTCAAGTTCTGGAAGAACAAAAGTATCTTCCTATTCAACATTGTGGTTGCTGATCTCTTCCTGGTGGCCTCGCTTCCTGCAAAGGTCTACGATTACCAGCAGGGTCTGAAGCGCAGCAAGGACACTGTGGTGTGCAAGATACTGCTTTTCATAGTTTTTCTTAACCGAGGAGCCAGTATTGTCTTCCTCACCACCCTGTGCATCGATCGCTACTTTGGTGTGGTCCATCTTGGAAGGAGGAATATTGTCAGAGTGTTTAAGAAGTCACCTCAGATCTCTACCATCCTCTGGCTTGTGTTGCTGCCCCTCATCATCCCCACTATCATCAACACGTCTGAGTGCTGCAACAGCCATGGCTGTAAATTTGTGATGGAATATCACGGCATGACCGACATCTACAGAGaggtattgtttttatttaatgtggCTTGAgcacagctgtaaaatatttacCTGTAACATGGAAACCAAAAGTGTTCATTACAAACAGCAACAGCCCTATAAATACCCAGAGCCAGTCTGACAGCTAAGGAGTTAAATTCCAAGAACATATAATGAACCGTACATGCAAGAAGGTTAATTTGTCATAATGAGATACTGCCCAACATACTAACAGtcactttattgtttttttaaggttGCCTTCTTAATCCAGATCATCATCCCCTTCATCATCCTTGTCTACTGCACAGTACGCATAGTCAACCGGCTGAGAAAGAAAACGGTCGGGGAAAAGACAAAACTGAGGAGAGCTGTGTGGGTGGTCatgtctgttgttgttgtcttcTCCATCTGCTTCCTGCCTTGCACTATAGCCAGAGTGTTGCTGCTGGCTGTCAGGTTGAAGGCCTGGCAGGCTGCAGAGGACATAGTGCTTCAGGTCTACAACACTCTTGAGGTTTTCTCTTACACTGACTGCCTGTTAGACCCGTTGGTATACTGCTTCTTTAACTCAGGGTTTAAAAATGCTTACATATCTACCTTCTGTCCTACATTTCTTCAGAAGAGACCACCAAATTCTGCCTGTGGCATGGGAACTGGAGCAACAGCTACAACTACAACTTCTGGAGGCAAAATCATGTCTTTGCCAATAGTGGAGAAATGATTTGTTTCTCCTCCTAAATTGTTATTAACTATCTTAGCATAGGCTGGTCACTTATCAATGTGCTTCATCTGCACAAATAACATggatccactcacacacactgacaaaacaaaagaaacatctgtgttATTGTTGACACCTTCTTTGCAGATTGGTTTATAAGGCCCACACTGGCCTCATGTTTCAGCCATTTTaggaaatataattttacaaTTGTGACAGGTGTTGTGTTTGAAAACTGACAAACTCCACAAGAGGAGAGAAagtcctgctgtgtttttttttttttttgtgatatttagAGGTATCTTCTACACTGAAATGTGAACTGTGTAGAGGACTGTACACTGTCCAACACTGACCTGTGCCTAAAAGAGTCAGCAGTCTACTCTGCTCCTGTAGAACCTTGTGGATCTGCTTAATTTGTTGCTGAATAACCTCATTTGGATGATCTGGGGCCTGccaacaaacatacacagaacaCGTTGCAATTACTGTTTTAAGCCATTTGAGATGCTTCACAAAGGAAGTAATGTTCAGAGTAATGTTCTACTGCTATCTAGTGGCATGAAGATAAACTGGTCAGTCAATGAGTCTGGTTACATGGAACAGAACTGTTAACATAAATTCTTGCATGTTTTCTAGAGAAGGTTCCTTGTCACTTCATTCATTAAATTCCACTCCGAGTtgctaaataataaaatgtgttatgtgcagcaaaataaatgagtttAGATTTAGTGTTAAACTTTTTAGCAACCttactgaaaacatgttttggaTTGCAATGAACTGCACTCTAGTTTACTGAGACCAGCATTGTGAAGAACTAGTTGTATGTTGTATTGATTTCTCCTGTATGACTATTGAATATTTGTGTAAACTGCAGTTCTATAGACAGGCTACTGTACTGAAACTGACACCAAACTCCAAGCAAAGTAATACTGACTTGTTGCAATGTCTGATTTAAGGTCTGAGAGGCATTAATATCCATGTTGGCAGCAGTCAGCTGGGTTTGCATATCATCAGGGCTCAGGGGAGGAGATATAAGGCCTTTCCCACTTAGTCGGTTTGTAGACGACTCTTTGGCCTGAGCTTGTCTTCAACTGAATGcagctgcaaaaaaacaaacaaaaaaacaataaataaataaataaaattgtcaCAGTGCaatgaaaatgaacttaaaaCTGTTTAATATCGCGAAGAAGAGTAATGGCGTTCCCTGTCACAATACttatgaaacatgaaacataaaacaacaggcTATTTGGAACTGAGGAAGTATAGACACTTTCTGTGACTGACAGAAAGTTTGTTTAAAAGACAATAGcgttatatgtgtgtgtatatgtggaaCAGATTCTAGTAGTCACAAAGAACTACTGTGCAAAACTTTTAGGCACTTTTAGTTTTGATTCTTATCACAAAACACTATCAGGTGTTTGATTGATgccactgtgcaggacaacaagcccataaattacccattacagttcatgaagaactaccAGGAGTCCTCGAGCAGACTCCCACAGAGCCCAGATCTGGGTTTAGGATcaaaagaagagacagaaacactgggacaccctgaatctacagaagaactgcagcagcaatgAACCAGGAGAAACTTTGTGCTGGTCAAACCAGGGATTTCTTGTTGCTGGTTTAAGgccaaaggggagagctgcaaatactgattagatttaggtttggttcactttactgcactttgtgtgAAGTTAcctgataaatgaaaaattattaatgttaaaagcatcccctgtgtgttttagtgcctaaaacctttgcacagaaCTGTATATACTCAGCTCAAAATTTAGGTGATTTTTCCATGTGAAACTTTTTATCAATGAGATTTGACTTAAATCTGACTCACTTTTAGCTAGCAGCTAACATGTTTGGCAAAGaaattggttttaaaaaatcGATCATTGTTAAACCCAGATATTGTTTCAATTTAATACACAGAGTCTTCAAGAAATCTGGAAATCTCTTCCAAGTCGCAGTAAATATAACTTAGTAAATATAACCTTAGCTATTCCACCAGATGTTTTTAAAGCGTTAGTTAACTGTTGACTAGTTAATCAAACAGTGTCTATTGTAAAGATGATGACTTACATGAGagactttaaaaataaagctttCAAAACTTCTCAGTTCAGGGGAAGGCatactagctagctaactagcgaaagctaagctaacgttagctagctagctataTTAAAAATCAGCCTTCGGTCAAATTCAATCCTGTACTGACGGTTAGGGAAAGGCAGCAGACTTGTAATTTCGACCCTCAGGTGAATTAAAATCTCCAAAAGAGCggacaaatgacatttttaaagtgatATTTGATAGAATATGCCGGTTACCTTCACCTTGATTTTCATATTAGTTGCGGAAAGTTTACGTTACTGTTGCTACGGTAACTGGGCGTCATGTCAACAACACAAACCTGCCAGTAAACAACAATGAAGACAAAACCTCATCAAAACAAAGATTTAACTCATGCTACACTAAAATGAGTTTACTGAAAACcgtattttttaattttttttacctgaGAACAGGTGTAGTTAGTAAAAGGTAACGACAACAAAACAACTTCCGGTAACACCCTTCAAAATAAACTCTTATTAACGTGTTTTAATTTGGAAGTTTTTTCTtctaagaaaaatgaaaacatgaggATGAAACTCTTAAATTTTGCCTTTTCGTTCTGGTGGGGAAGCATTGGTGTAActctaaatatataaataaagtaacAATAATTGTTTATTATCACTCACCACTACAATGCTGCTGTCCAAAATGTATAGCCTGTCTTTGAGGTTTTAGGAATAAATTACCTTGGGCTGAGGttacctttattttatttttttaatttttggctattttttttgacaaagagaaaatgattcGCAGATTagttgataatgaaaataattgctaGCTGCAGCCATAGTTTTGACTGTATAGACTGTAGACACTGTAATAGTACAGTGTGTGTAgtttataatgtataataaacatTAGTGCACTAGTACTTCATTCTTGTCATATGAATTCTTATTTTAGGTTATTTCTGGGCTTGAGCCTTGGGTTCATTTATACTTGGACTTACCACCAGATGGCAGCATAATCTAGTGCTCTaaccagagacagacagaaacaggccTAACTGTGTTAAATGGAGGTGAATTAAATGGATGATGGTGAATGAGTACAATGAAGAACTGTAATGATATCAGCTCTGCATGTAGAACACAGAAGATTTCAAGCGTTTCCCCAGAATAAACCATTCCTTCCTCTACTATTCAATTAAATATATTCTGATAAACGAACTGAGCTCTTTTTGGAATAtttgagaagaaaaacacaaaaatcttgTGCAAAAGCTTTTGTCCTTTCTTTTATAATTGACATTggtttcatttctttgtctACGTATAGTTTCAAATTACAGAGTAattattttaaaggttttatgGTTCACTGAGCACAAAATAAGTTATCAAGATTAAGAATGAATGGAGCAAACATTAATGCTAAGAGTCAGTGGTTAATATACTATGCAATAGGCACATTTGTCATGTTATTAGTAGAAGCTCTTCTGCTATAGGCTAAACAGACATTGAAAAGGGCAATTAGATTTTTGCAGTAACAATTTTCAAGTCCTTAAAGTGCAGAAAAATCAAATTTACTCAAGGACACAATGACTTTGCACTATTATTTAACCAAAATTGGTTAAATAATTGTGTGAAACCTTCTATGAAATTAATCTCAACAAGCACGCATCATCATTAGACCCCCTCATTCATTATCATTCATCATTTCCTACACATCATTATCTAAATATTGTTAGAAAAGATAGCAAGTATAAGAAATGATTAAGCATCATCAATTCCAAAATAAATGGTTCATTTGTTTTGTCCAAGGAAATGTGATCCACTTTCCGCAACCACAAAATTTTACTACACTTCATTCTAACCTGTCACAGTTATTACTGTTCTACCACAAACTCAAAGCAGTGCACTGTGCATTTTGTCTGATTACACAGTTATTGGGAATTGATCAGCCGGTTGTCCACAGACAGATGTGGAGTTTTTTTCACCACAGCAAGGATTAAAGGTgcaaacataaatacatttttggatAATGCTTGCTAAATTTTACTGACAACTGGGAGACCAGTatgtctgtgactgtgcagaCGGAAGCAGCAGCACATCTCCCTTTCAAAAACAGTggtcagatttatttttcaagaGCCTAGTCAAACTGTGGTCATGCAGGCTGCCTCATGGACGCGATCCAATGCAGCAGGGATCCAAGGTGGCGCTCTGCCATTTCTAAAGAGACTGAtctcttccttctctgcttTTCCCCCTCACTCTGTGACGGTAATGCCAAGATTTGGAGGGCCTGGCACCAAACGCACCCTCCTTTCCtcctgctggtgtgtgtgtgtgtgtttgtatgctgcaccatcaaaacacacatatactgtacaaacacacatgcatgcagattAACAGCGATGACAGATGAGCCACAGACTGGAACATAGCTACAGGCAAAAACCAGAGGAAGGAGGTCATCCAAAAatcacacaccaaaacacaacacacacgcacTACAAAcgaacaaatacaaacacacaaatgccttTTTAATCATGAAATCTCCTCTTTACCCAGCCCACTATACATTCACAAAGCAAAAAGattgaaaataatcaaataatggGTATAAAGTATCCAGGTAGGACAGCTACCCTTGCtgtgactttttttgtttgtacaaTCTATAGTTAGATATCACACTTATTTCATCTAAAAATTCACATTTGTTCTTGCAAAACTCCGAGCTGCCATTCCCTCCACCTCTTGTTGCTGAAAATAGCATCAGATATACAGTAAAATGATGTGAGAGCTGAAAGGACACTCCTGGTGATCATTTACTGCCCcttgtcttcattttctttcatatcTGAGTGTGTTCTGTGTACATAGTGCCATGTGTATAAACCCAAACAGCAATTACCAGTTAGGAAACATAAAAGACACCAGACTTCTGATTTTCAgatgcttttaatatattttcctCCTATACAGGCTTTTAAAAAGCAAACTGCATCACTTTCACCCTTTTAACATCGTTATTCTCTCCAGAgtgatggaggagaaaaagatgttttgtgGGAAGAGTAGTCTTAAGTCGGAGAAACTCTAGATTAGAGGCATAGTTTTCTCATTTCAAATGCAACTTCGCTGCATAACATATACAAAACTTTAAGTTTTTCAAATCACTACATCACAAACATGGCTCTTGGGAATCCTGAGCTATCTAGGCCTTTGTCTGGAGTCCTATTGGACAAGAGACTCCTGTCCCCCTCAGGCCACAGTATCCGTCCGGGTTTTTATTCAGGTACTGCTGGTGGTAGTCTTCTGCATAGTAGAACGGCTTGGCTTCAGCTATTTCTGTGGTAATCGGACCAAAACCTT is a genomic window containing:
- the gpr31 gene encoding 12-(S)-hydroxy-5,8,10,14-eicosatetraenoic acid receptor, with the protein product MISNAVMSRQHNMSTNLTADYCKVPNLVTYQTLSWVMTGQFVLGLPLNLSVLYIFIFRFKFWKNKSIFLFNIVVADLFLVASLPAKVYDYQQGLKRSKDTVVCKILLFIVFLNRGASIVFLTTLCIDRYFGVVHLGRRNIVRVFKKSPQISTILWLVLLPLIIPTIINTSECCNSHGCKFVMEYHGMTDIYREVAFLIQIIIPFIILVYCTVRIVNRLRKKTVGEKTKLRRAVWVVMSVVVVFSICFLPCTIARVLLLAVRLKAWQAAEDIVLQVYNTLEVFSYTDCLLDPLVYCFFNSGFKNAYISTFCPTFLQKRPPNSACGMGTGATATTTTSGGKIMSLPIVEK